The Calypte anna isolate BGI_N300 unplaced genomic scaffold, bCalAnn1_v1.p scaffold_46_arrow_ctg1, whole genome shotgun sequence genome has a segment encoding these proteins:
- the BAK1 gene encoding bcl-2 homologous antagonist/killer isoform X1, whose protein sequence is MASGKDGDPPGDPPGTRRHRGSRGHRMPQELNTEDQVAEETEEVFRSYAFHRYQQERVERGEEMPVDPEIMEIQQELGSTESQVGKRLAIIGDDIYKRYDPEFCCMLTSLQLTKENAYECFTNIASSLFENEINWGRVIALLGFGYRMAIHVYQQGIPGFLRRIARYVAEFMLRNRIARWIAQQGGWEAALHLDNIYVKYMLVVVTLIMVGNLVQASLPLDTETH, encoded by the exons ACCCGCAGACACCGGGGGAGCCGTGGGCACAGGATGCCCCAAGAACTCAACACAG AGGACCAGGTGGCAGAGGAGACAGAGGAAGTGTTCCGGAGCTACGCCTTCCACCGCTACCAGCAGGAGAGAgtggagagaggggaggagatgCCCGTGGACCCAGAGATCATGGAgatccagcaggagctgggcag CACCGAGAGCCAGGTGGGGAAGCGTTTGGCCATCATTGGGGATGACATCTACAAGCGGTATGACCCCGAGTTTTGCTGCATGCTGACATCCTTGCAGCTCACCAAGGAGAATGCCTACGAGTGCTTCACCAATATAGCTTCCAG CTTGTTTGAGAATGAGATCAACTGGGGCAGGGTGATTGCTCTGCTGGGCTTTGGCTACCGTATGGCTATCCATGTCTACCAGCAGGGCATCCCGGGCTTCCTGCGCCGCATCGCCCGCTACGTGGCTGAGTTCATGCTGCGGAACCGCATCGCCCGCTGGATCGCCCAGCAGGGAGGATGG GAGGCTGCACTCCATCTGGATAATATTTATGTGAAGTACATGCTGGTGGTGGTGACCTTGATCATGGTGGGAAATTTAGTG CAAGCATCCCTACCCCTTGATACAGAAACACACTGA
- the BAK1 gene encoding bcl-2 homologous antagonist/killer isoform X2 has protein sequence MASGKDGDPPGDPPGTRRHRGSRGHRMPQELNTEDQVAEETEEVFRSYAFHRYQQERVERGEEMPVDPEIMEIQQELGSTESQVGKRLAIIGDDIYKRYDPEFCCMLTSLQLTKENAYECFTNIASSLFENEINWGRVIALLGFGYRMAIHVYQQGIPGFLRRIARYVAEFMLRNRIARWIAQQGGWEAALHLDNIYVKYMLVVVTLIMVGNLVVRHFFRS, from the exons ACCCGCAGACACCGGGGGAGCCGTGGGCACAGGATGCCCCAAGAACTCAACACAG AGGACCAGGTGGCAGAGGAGACAGAGGAAGTGTTCCGGAGCTACGCCTTCCACCGCTACCAGCAGGAGAGAgtggagagaggggaggagatgCCCGTGGACCCAGAGATCATGGAgatccagcaggagctgggcag CACCGAGAGCCAGGTGGGGAAGCGTTTGGCCATCATTGGGGATGACATCTACAAGCGGTATGACCCCGAGTTTTGCTGCATGCTGACATCCTTGCAGCTCACCAAGGAGAATGCCTACGAGTGCTTCACCAATATAGCTTCCAG CTTGTTTGAGAATGAGATCAACTGGGGCAGGGTGATTGCTCTGCTGGGCTTTGGCTACCGTATGGCTATCCATGTCTACCAGCAGGGCATCCCGGGCTTCCTGCGCCGCATCGCCCGCTACGTGGCTGAGTTCATGCTGCGGAACCGCATCGCCCGCTGGATCGCCCAGCAGGGAGGATGG GAGGCTGCACTCCATCTGGATAATATTTATGTGAAGTACATGCTGGTGGTGGTGACCTTGATCATGGTGGGAAATTTAGTGGTACGACACTTCTTCAGGTCCTGA